Within the Butyrivibrio sp. AE3004 genome, the region TTTGTCATCAAATTTTGCTTATCTATCATTGATGAGTAATAACGGTTTCTCCTTGGAAGTATCCGTTTATCAGCTATTCTATTCTCAGGTTCAATATCAAATAATGTGGCTGCTTTTTCACCTCTGATATTCGCTTTTATATATGCATCCAATCGTATTCCATGGTTACTTGTACCTGCCCCGTTTATCACTTTTTGAGAAATAACATCAACAACATCAATTTCCTGTCCCAGGAAAACCTGAAGCATTATTTGTACAGCTCTTTTTCCTTCATCTTTAAAGGTAAGAATACTTGTCATAAGAAAATCATCTATGACATTTAGCTCACTAAGTTCTCTCTTTTTCTTTACCGGTAATTCAATATTCAGTTTTTCTTCTGACACTTTTGTGCCCTCCTTTATATCATTTTGTATCAGATATAACCACACAGGCACGAATAATCAGACCTAAAATTCTTTAACTACTTTCAATTATAATTTGAATCAAATAAATCTTTCGTGGAAATAGGTGGGAGAAATCCCGGATACCTTGTATGGTCATCTGACCGGGATTCATAATAAATCATATATTAAATCTTGTCAATATTTTCATTGAGAACTCACTACAATTCTGAGAGTAATTGTAAATAAGACTATTCTCTTTGTCCTATCTGCCTCGTAAATTATCACTTGCCATTTTTATCATTAGTTTGATATTTTTATCATTTTTTATTATTTGATCTGATTTTTTATCATTTGATCATTATGTGATTTTTATATTAGTCGCTAATCGCATATCATTTTATAATTTATAATTTTCATGTAATATCGAAATCAATAAAATAGAAAAAGGACCAGCCTGGCATCATGCCTGACTGATCCTTCTTGTTTAAGATATTTAAATATTAGTTCCTTAGACGCCCTGCAGTACTTCCAATCTACGCTCAAACATTTCGTAATCGTTATCTCTGCCCTCAAATAAAGATTTGTCCACTTCTTTTATTTGATTTAGACCTATTTCCCTAACCGCTTCTAGCGCAGCATCTTTTTGAGATATATGCCTGGGAAGTGTAGTCTGGCAAAGTCCGCCTTCTAAAGTATCATATGCTTTGAATGATTGATTAAAATCCATAAGATCATGAAGTCTTAACGCTTTCCCAGTCTCATTGTCTATGAGTATTCCCCAATTTTCCCAGTGTCTGTCAGTATTTCCAATCAGATAATCCAGGATGTTCATCATATAATATCCATAATCATCAATTTTTATTATAGAATCTAAGGAATTAAGATCATGATTTACAGCATAGATATCAAAAGCAGCTCTGGTGGTAATACTCTTTGATTTACTGGTCATAAGCTTGCTTACAGACACAGTCACACCTTCAAATATATCCTCCTCATACAGCACCTGGTTAACTTTGTCCATACGTACTGTCTCTTTTCCTTTTTCAAGCTCCCTGACAAATCTCAGTCCAAGTCCTGCTCTAAGGGCAAATTCCTCTTGTGTCAGACCTGCTTTCTTTCGTTCAGTTTTTACAAATTCAGCTATTAATCTTGTCCATTATATCCTTGAAATCTATTTCCAAGTCATCGTATATTACGGGCTTAACGGTATCTGTTATTGAATATTCCTCAAATTCATATTCGCCATTCACAAGTCTATGGACAACTACACTTTTGCTATCCGGATTAACCTGCCAATATTCCTTTACTTTTGCGTTTTTGTATAAATTATATTTTCTAACATAATCATGAGTTGCACTACTCGGCGACACAATTTCAATTATCCAGTCCGGAGCTCCGTTGCATCTTTTCCCATCAAGCTTATCCCTGTCACAGATTACGCTAATATCCGGTTGAACTATTGTATCTCTCTTTTCATCAAGCTTTACATCAAAAGGCGCATGAAAAACTTTACATTTCCCACCTTTTTCTTCAATATAGTTTCCTATAATTCTAAAAAGATGTCCGGATATTTCCTGATGCAACTGACTGGGAGATGCCATATCATAGAACACTCCATTAATCAATTCAACCCTTTCGCCTTCCGGTAGGGCATAGTAATCTTCTTCAGTATAGTATTCCTTTATCTCTTTGGGTAATGGCATAATCTAATCCTCCATCGAATCGATAATCTATAATAATTATATTATATCCTTTGCCGCCTTACATCACTATATCAAAGACAAATTGATTCTCATCAAACCGGATGCATGTATCATACATTACCAGTACCGATCTCCATTTTAAACGTATCAGTTTAAATCGTCTCGCTTATCCATTTATGGATATCCATGTTTTATTAACTATTTCAAACCTC harbors:
- a CDS encoding Uma2 family endonuclease produces the protein MPLPKEIKEYYTEEDYYALPEGERVELINGVFYDMASPSQLHQEISGHLFRIIGNYIEEKGGKCKVFHAPFDVKLDEKRDTIVQPDISVICDRDKLDGKRCNGAPDWIIEIVSPSSATHDYVRKYNLYKNAKVKEYWQVNPDSKSVVVHRLVNGEYEFEEYSITDTVKPVIYDDLEIDFKDIMDKINS